GAGACCTTCGACGAGGACGACCTCGAGTCGGACCCCGAGCGCGACCGCATCGAGTACGACCTCGTGCGCTACTACCGCAAGGGCAACGCGTTCCTCGAGGACGGCCCCGACGAGGAGGTCGAGGAAGCCGAAGCCGAGATCGAGTCGATCATGCAGGGACTCGAAGAAGGCGACGACGAGACCTACGAGCGGGTCAGCGAGGTCGTCGATCAGGTCCTCTCGGGCATGACAGCCTGCCTCGAGCGCCTGCCCGCCGAGTTCGACGAGTTCGTCAAGGAGACGCGCTTCATGCGCAACGGCGACACCGACGACCTCGTCGCCCGCCTCAAGGAACTCGACGAGGCCGTCTACGAGGAGGACGCCTGGCAACTCGACCTCGAGGCCCACGGCATCGACAAGAACCTCGTCTTCCTGCGCTCCGACGGCACCTCCCTCTATGCGACCCGCGACCTGGCCCACCACGAGTGGAAGTTCGACACCTACGACCGCGCGGTGACGGTGCTGGGCGAGGACCACAAGCTTCAGGCCCGCCAGCTGAACACGACCCTCGAGCTGCTGGACAACGACACCGACCAGCTCGAGCAGGTACTCTACTCCTACGTCAACCTCCCCGAGGGGAAGATGTCGACGCGCCGGGGCACCGGCGTCGACCTGGACGACCTGCTCGACGAGGCGATCGACCGCGCCCGCCAGGAGGTCGAGGACCGGCTGGACGACCGCATCCGCGACGACGACCTTGACGACGAGGACATCGAGCGCATCGCCCACCAGGTCGGCATCGGCGCGGTCCGCTACGACATCGTCTCGAAGCAGCCGACGAAGGCGATCACCTTCGAGTGGGACCGCGCGTTAGACTTCGAGGCCCAGTCCGCGCCCTACGTCCAGTACGTGCACGCGCGTACCTGCGGTATTTTGGAGGAGGCCGGGCTCGATCCCGAGACCGACCTCGCCGATCAAGCGATCGACCTCGAGACGCTCGACGCCGACCTGCTCGAAACCGACGCCGAGCGCGACCTGCTCGAGACGATCGCTCGGTTCCCCGCGGTCGTCGACGAGGCCGCGGACGACCTCGAACCGCACCAAATCGCGACCTACACGCGCGAGTTCGCGGACCGGTTCAACGCCTTCTACCGCGAGTGTCCCGTGTTGGCCGACGATGTCGACCCCGCAGTCAGGGACGCGCGACTCGCGCTCGTGGCCGCCTCGAAGCACACGATCGCCAACGCGCTCGACATCTTAGGCGTCGAGGCACCGCGGTCGATGTAGGCGTAGGCGTCGGTCACGGTCGCTGCCGCTGCACGAGCCGTCGGCTCACCGTCAAGCGCCGAAGAAAAATCCGTGCGGGCCGCCGAACGCGTCGCGGAATCGCCTTACTCCTTCGTCTCGACGACCTTGTTCGCGAACTCCTCGTCCGAGAGTTCGCCCTCGATGTAGCTGACGACCCACTCGACGTCGATGTACACCGCGAGCACGCGGCTGCCCTCGTGCTCGAGGATCCACTCGATCGAGCTGATCTCGTCGATGAACCGCTCGATATCTTCGATCGCGCCGTCGAGGTCGTCCGCGAACGACGCGAACACCTTCTTCAGTTCTTCGATGTCGGTAGTGTCTGTGCGGGCGACGATGTCGAGCTTGTCGCCGTCTTTCTCGATCGACGTGATCGTCACGGTGTCGTCGGCGACCTGGATCTGGTCGTTCTCGACGCCGGGCACGTCGTCGTGCTCGTCGTCGGAATCGTCGCCGTTGCCGTCACCGTTTCCGTTGCCGTTTCCGGAGTCGGTGTTGGAATCATTGTCGTTACCGAACGATTCTTCGTCGTCGTTTTCGGGCTCCTCTTCGCCAGTTTCGGAAC
This portion of the Halopiger aswanensis genome encodes:
- the argS gene encoding arginine--tRNA ligase, which encodes MFLSLRDEVEDALEGALSALEFPTDDLGLEEPPEDVESVLASSVAFRLAGEAGQAPPQVAARIADEIDADDLTYVAEIQTQGPYLNFLPSDAYLAATLETATDEAYGALADREESVVVEHTSANPTGPVHVGRARNPIIGDAVANLLDYAGYDVERHYYVNDAGRQMAVFTWAYETFDEDDLESDPERDRIEYDLVRYYRKGNAFLEDGPDEEVEEAEAEIESIMQGLEEGDDETYERVSEVVDQVLSGMTACLERLPAEFDEFVKETRFMRNGDTDDLVARLKELDEAVYEEDAWQLDLEAHGIDKNLVFLRSDGTSLYATRDLAHHEWKFDTYDRAVTVLGEDHKLQARQLNTTLELLDNDTDQLEQVLYSYVNLPEGKMSTRRGTGVDLDDLLDEAIDRARQEVEDRLDDRIRDDDLDDEDIERIAHQVGIGAVRYDIVSKQPTKAITFEWDRALDFEAQSAPYVQYVHARTCGILEEAGLDPETDLADQAIDLETLDADLLETDAERDLLETIARFPAVVDEAADDLEPHQIATYTREFADRFNAFYRECPVLADDVDPAVRDARLALVAASKHTIANALDILGVEAPRSM